DNA from Brassica napus cultivar Da-Ae chromosome C4, Da-Ae, whole genome shotgun sequence:
TAATTTGTCATCCGGCTAGCGTATAACGTATTTTAGACCACTACTAACAAGTAACAacgaagtttttaagaaaattgaaaGAGTAACAAATAAACCAGATTAATCTAGGGTAAACAAGAAAGcaataaacaagaaaacaattaaGCTTAGATAATCAATGATGGAAATTAAAGACCACTGACAATTAGGGATGTACAAAATATCCATAAATGTTTATTCAATTCCTCATACGTTTCAATCTAAACTGGAAATTTTGGATATTCCTAACTCTGCGAATCAaagcaaataaaataatataatacctgttaaaatgaatcaaataacaaatattaatatttttaggaacaaatATCAGATCCGATttattatatgcatatatatacctataaaatattattatttcatattagttttggattattttttatatacatatatatattattatttcatattagttttgaattttttttaacattttattttatttgaatagaTTGAATGAAATATCCggttaaaaacatataaatttccATATATTTGGACACTGAATATCTGAATGGTTAAATCGAATCGAATCGTATCAAATGGCTACAAATCAAATCGAATCATATCAGAATGTTGATAATCTCGACGAAACCAATCTGATCACGAATACCTCCAAAATCTAGATATTCTATCCATGCCCATATCTACTAGCACTCCGTTAAATAAAGGACAGAACTTAgggggtgaacctttaaatccACCTCACCCTTTATGACCAATCAAAgtgacacatagattattaattaaaaaatattaaattaaacaaaaaatagctacaataaataaaaacgctaattttaacgacgctaacgcttcaagctaaaccctaaaccctaaatcttaaattctaaaccttataccctaaattctaaatccaaattcaaaccctaaatccaaaccctataccctaaactctaatcatagaccctaaacccaaattatataccctaaacccaaaaactagactataaacctaaactctataccctaaacccaagtcctacaccctaaacccaaaccgtaaaccttaaactctaatcctagatcctaaaccctaatcctagaccccaaacccaaattatataccttaaacccaaaaaatagactataaacctaaaccctataccctaaacccaagtcttagactctaaacccaaaccgtaaaccttaacccaaaccctatagcatctaagtttggggtttgagtttagggtttaccatttgggttttaggtctaggatttgggtttagggtataggttttgggtttaggatttacggtttgggtttaggatttaccgtttGGACTTATAGTTAATGTTTTGGatttaggatatataatttgggtttaaggtttacggtttgggtttagggtctaggacctTGGTtcagggtatataatttgggtttagggtctaggattagggtttagggtatagggtttgggtttaggagtttggatttgggtttagaatttagggtatagggtttagaatttaagatttagggtttagggtttagctggaagcgttagtgtcgttaaaattagcgtttttattttttgtagctattttttttttaatttaatattttttaattaataatctatgtgtcacTTTGATTGGTCATAAATGGTGAGGttaatttaaaggttcaccccgGGTGAACTTAAGTTCTGTCCTTAAATAAATCATCCGATTAGTTTATGGTGAAAGGACAAAAAAAGAAGTTCTAAAACTTGACTAgcaagagcatcattatcccatATACCCATTTTAGGGGTTCTTAGTTATTCTTTAATACTTTTAAGTAGGAAAAGTGAGTTTAAAAAACTTAGTTAAGAGACTTAGTTAAAAGCATCAGTATCCCAAAAACCCTTTTAGGATCCCTTAACAACCTACATTGATAAGCTCTACCATGAAACAACACCTATCTAGTTCATgcttgtcaaaaaaaaatatgaatactAAGAAAGCTTCTTCGGTCTCATCAAGATGTGTTTGTCACTTACCAATTGACCTCTTCTTGGTTCTGAGTTTGTAAAAAGACCAACAAGATACACCTGCTGGAAACCCGTCAGCCACGGCTCATATCTGCTTGTCCTGCACCCATTGACGTTGTCATCCACAACTCGACCATTGCTGATCACTCTCTTACTGCAACATCCATGAGTGTTTACAAAGTATATTGGTTAAGTTACGCAAGAATacataacaaataaaacaagtATGTGAATTATCTGAGAACAAAGCAGCACACACAAGTAAAATCCAAATACTTTCAATCATGTTCATCATCTTATCAAACACTCCAAGAACCAAACCTATTACTAACTTCACTCATACTCAAAACAATATTTGCTCATTCCAAAGAAATCGatgaacataataaaaaaaaggaaacttcaAATAATTCAAATCAACACAGTGGAAAATTCCTATTTATTTACAAAGAAgtatgaaacatcactcaaacgcCGTACCTTGAATGGTATCTACAAGTTCCTTGACctgaaaaacacacacacacactgaATGATGATTCCAAAGTCTcaaattttaaccaaaaaaaagaccTTTACTTACTGGGATTGATGGAAGTGAGAGCAGCGTTGTTGTTGAAACTACAAGCCTCGTCAGCGAGTCCGTTCTTCAAGTAATTGTTGTTGAAAACATACGAGGCCATCTTCTGGATATCCGTCGGGAGTTACAAGCTCCACCTCGCTGAATCTGACTGGAGTGGGAAGCTGAAGCTAGAGAAGCGTTACCAAGACGTAGCATGTAGGCCTTAATTATAACGAAGAAAGAATAGATCTTTTTGTTAGATCTCATCATTCAAAATCTGAGAATTAATCGCTGCAGAAGAGAGTCAGATTTATCATTCAAAATCTGAGAATTACAGAGGAAGGAGAGACGAAATAAACTCACATGGTCTGGTTTGGGCTTGTGGTGAATGGTTCCGACGATGATCAACTTCTCTTGCGTTTCAAATCTATACCAAAAGGAACGCAAGCTCAGTACAGCGATAGTAAAACGAAATTGAGGATTGATGATACCGGCGATGATTCACACCGGCCAAGAAAAACAGaggagagatgagagagagaaggaCGAGTGTCCCATAAGAGACAGTCTCTTCCTCTCCTTAATTAAGCGACGGTTCTTCTgctaaaagataattttttttttaaatcacaattaatttaaaaaactcCCTAAACAACcccgataatgatgctctaaacaTATAATAACAAAGTAATAGTGCGTAATAAAATTTGTGTTAAAAATGCTTAATAGAAAGTTAGGGCTGGATCTAAGATTTATTTGCCATAAAAGTTTtggttaatttaatatttttatttgataattttgaaAGTATGCGACTTATGTATAATAACGTTAATAAATGTGGGAGTAAAGCTAGTGTTTCATTCTGTTTTGCCACAACTAGTAATAACcatatgtcaaaaaaaaattatgtttcaatttgtatatattttgccGGATAGAATTGTAAATAATCTGTAGATTATAAAATGTATAATGTAGTAGTTactcatttattatatcatatttataatatatatattctcttgatttttttatattttgtaggAAATATTActttacatttaattttatatatctgTTAAGtcttaaatttaaaatagtgaTAAATCTTAGtttcaattatataaattatattttaatataaatttaattctaatataaaaatgtaaattattttaagactgttgacattttaaattaaaatctatacaaaaaataatgtaaaaattaaaaaatgaatatttgtataaaattttattggtcCACGTGTTTAATAAACAAAAGTTGATTGAATGataaaacaatgtttttttttaaaactgaacCAAGTAAGACTTAAAACCCAGGTCATAAAGTATATcaatattcagaaaacatgctagtaaatacaataaatatgaatatatatataactaatacaATCATCAATAAATTGTCTATTAAGTCAAGATTACATATACACTTTCAGTTGTATGGTACATATCTGCGACTAATCCATCAGTAAACGGCCCAGCCCATTAACAGTAGCTTGTCAAATTTTGATGACCGTTGTGCACAAAGTGAATCAAGCTGACTTCAAGTTCAACGATGAactcaattttttgttttttatgtgCAGCTTTCAGTTGCAGAAGGCAATCAAATAAAGAGAAACCGAAGAGGTGTTTTGTTTCAATCAATAAGCCACCTCatatcagttacaaaaaaattaaataagccACATCACAGCTATTTCAAGAACACCGGTGCTAAGTGAGATGAGAGGGACGTTACAATCAGTAAGCATTATTTTGATGACTATTAGATATATGAACTTGATGGTAGCAATATTTTGGTTTCTATTGGCTTATTTATCTCCTAGTGGGTTCTTGACTTTCTATCGAATTAACACTTTGGGTTTGGGGTAGATGAAAATATGTAACTGTTGgtagtaaatgaacattttgTTGCGTAGTTTAGAGATTCTTAGTctcagtttttgttttcttgacgTTTTTTTTTAGTAACGATTCTTTATGTATGAAGCAACAATCTACAATGCGATCTTTTATTTGATGCAGATTTTGGTAGCTCCAACTATAGCCGCAAGTATCATCATTTTAGTTTAGACTAGTAGCTCCATTGTTGCAAGAAGGCATTCATTGTGGGTTAATAAAATTTTGCCAGTTTACTCATTTTCCAGAATTCGATTGATGTTTTTGACTAGTGTATCCAACAGATGTAAACTATGTGTATTATTGTATACATGTATAGAGGGAGATTTTAGATTGCCAGATTATATAATGAAACTTAATTGTTATACATAGTGTGGACACAACCCAAACATGGAGTCCCAAAAATTTCTAATTGATTGTTAGAGATGCCATGCACGTTTTGTTTTCACATCATAATGTAAGATAATTGGGTAAACGACCTATTTCTCTCTTAGAAGTATCATATAGTAACAGTTTCACACAATGTTTCACCCTCGTCTTAATTCCCCATTTATTGAATTTAAAAACGTATATCCCCATCGTTTGAATGTTCGAAACATATTTACACATAATAACTGGTTTGAATGGTTTAGAACAAAACCGTGATATGAAATCACTTATACCAAATATCAAACTAAATTAAAACATGACCCAGCTTTAATTTGATTTGTAGATCAACCAAATTGACAATAAACCGAACCTAACTGTTTCTCCTTTCCTgtgatgaataaaaaaaatcaccttcTTCTCATCATCTCTACCCAATATTTTTCTCTCCTCTGTGTGATGAGTAACAAAATTCACTCGCTTCTCTTTCATCTCTTCCACTTTGATTGATCAATGATTATTATTTGTTTCATTTCTTTCGCTTCTCTACATTTTTCATGAGTGATTTTCTTTTGAAGCAAACAAatgggagaaaaaaaaaactgtaatctCTGGTCTTTAGAAGAATCTGATGgagaaatacatataacaaACTTAACAAGAGAATGAATATCCAGCTTCATCATGTCTTACAGCTTCAAGTTCAAAGgtttctctccctctctctctctctctctctctctctctctctctctctctctctctctctctctctctctctctctctctctctctcttcttccgcCTCTCGCCGTGGCGTTAATGGCGATATCGGACAAGAATCCCACTGCGTCGGCGTTACCGGTGCCGTCTTCACGAAGAATCCTCTTCG
Protein-coding regions in this window:
- the LOC125574956 gene encoding PLASMODESMATA CALLOSE-BINDING PROTEIN 5-like isoform X1, whose amino-acid sequence is MASYVFNNNYLKNGLADEACSFNNNAALTSINPSQGTCRYHSSSKRVISNGRVVDDNVNGCRTSRYEPWLTGFQQVYLVGLFTNSEPRRGQLVSDKHILMRPKKLS
- the LOC125574956 gene encoding PLASMODESMATA CALLOSE-BINDING PROTEIN 5-like isoform X2, giving the protein MASYVFNNNYLKNGLADEACSFNNNAALTSINPSQGTCRYHSSKRVISNGRVVDDNVNGCRTSRYEPWLTGFQQVYLVGLFTNSEPRRGQLVSDKHILMRPKKLS